The proteins below are encoded in one region of Shewanella algae:
- a CDS encoding TonB-dependent receptor has protein sequence MKFTRSLVALSVLSGLAAQVAYAKDPQMETMVITSSRMEKPLSAIPNTVTVIDQEQLKQQLATTRDLSTILGNLAPSFSPSRQKMTNTGETLRGRAPLIMIDGVPQSNPLRSGGRSGQTIDPMMIERIEIIHGANAMHGLGAQGGIINYITKKPSGDNESRVSFDLSSPTSFESDSLSFGANYAFSGQSGNLDMLGSVGYHSNGVYYDANDDVIGVDTTQGESMDSQSKDFFLKLGYEFSESRLELMVNHYDMDNNGDWMPVKGNVATDTPTSAVKQQQPWQAANNKVTTSSLTYKHRNIAGQQLELQLFNQNFKGVYGGGCFGSFYDPAFEGAANLTTCDTGANGEQYFYDQSRNKSNKWGLKASMIANNLADSGVDLAYGVDLFSDTTEQDLVQTGRSWVPETRYDNIAPYAQLSFSPVDALTLSGGVRYEYAKLKVDDFQTLWASGHKQVVGGEPDFNETLFNIGASYNFTSALRLYTSYSQGFGMADIGRILRDGNSFPDQNPSVEGSLTLEPVVTDNYELGLDYQGELLAAKLALYRSEAKLGARLALNEDGFYNVKREKSVIQGLEANVTAYLGNDDDLGLNLALQQGEYDSNKDGSTDTDLDGANIAPNRLNLFWEHRFNAEMSGRIQANYYMDRSFKKANGEEYAEFDGYVTVDASFSMPLYQGTLTLGLQNLLNKDYYSYYSQTMANDNRYFKGMGRTVSIGFSLPF, from the coding sequence ATGAAATTCACTCGCTCCCTCGTCGCTCTGTCAGTACTTTCCGGACTGGCAGCCCAGGTGGCTTACGCCAAAGATCCCCAAATGGAAACCATGGTCATCACTTCCAGTCGGATGGAGAAACCACTCAGTGCCATCCCCAATACTGTGACAGTCATAGACCAGGAACAACTCAAACAACAGTTGGCCACCACCCGGGACTTATCGACCATTTTGGGCAACCTGGCCCCCAGTTTCTCCCCCAGCCGCCAGAAAATGACCAATACCGGTGAAACCCTGCGCGGCCGAGCTCCCCTCATAATGATAGATGGCGTGCCTCAGTCAAACCCTCTGCGCAGTGGTGGTCGCTCGGGTCAAACCATAGATCCCATGATGATAGAACGAATTGAAATCATCCATGGCGCCAATGCCATGCACGGCCTTGGCGCTCAGGGGGGCATAATCAACTACATCACCAAGAAACCCAGCGGCGACAACGAAAGCCGGGTAAGTTTTGATCTGTCCTCCCCCACCAGCTTCGAGTCCGATAGCCTGAGTTTTGGTGCCAACTATGCCTTCTCCGGCCAAAGCGGCAACCTGGATATGCTGGGTTCAGTGGGATACCACAGCAATGGTGTTTACTATGATGCCAACGACGATGTCATAGGTGTCGACACCACCCAGGGCGAGTCGATGGACAGCCAGAGCAAGGACTTCTTCCTCAAATTGGGCTATGAGTTCAGCGAGTCGCGACTGGAGCTGATGGTCAACCACTACGATATGGACAACAATGGTGATTGGATGCCGGTCAAAGGCAATGTCGCCACAGATACTCCAACGTCGGCGGTAAAACAGCAACAACCCTGGCAGGCTGCCAACAACAAGGTCACCACCAGCAGCCTCACCTACAAGCATCGCAACATCGCCGGGCAGCAGTTGGAACTGCAACTGTTCAACCAGAACTTCAAGGGTGTCTATGGCGGTGGCTGTTTCGGCAGCTTCTATGATCCGGCCTTCGAAGGTGCAGCGAATCTGACGACTTGTGATACCGGCGCCAATGGCGAGCAGTACTTCTATGACCAGTCACGCAACAAGTCCAACAAGTGGGGCCTCAAGGCGTCTATGATCGCCAATAATCTGGCCGACAGCGGCGTGGATCTGGCCTATGGTGTAGACCTTTTCAGCGATACCACAGAGCAGGATCTGGTGCAGACCGGACGCTCCTGGGTACCCGAGACCCGTTACGACAATATCGCCCCCTATGCCCAGTTGAGCTTCTCACCTGTGGATGCACTGACCCTTTCCGGCGGCGTTCGTTATGAATATGCCAAACTCAAGGTCGATGATTTCCAAACTCTGTGGGCCTCTGGCCACAAACAGGTTGTCGGTGGCGAACCGGATTTCAATGAAACCCTGTTCAATATAGGTGCCAGCTATAACTTCACCTCAGCGCTGCGCCTCTATACCAGTTACAGCCAAGGTTTTGGTATGGCCGACATAGGGCGAATTCTGCGTGACGGCAACAGCTTCCCGGACCAGAACCCCAGCGTGGAAGGTTCCTTGACGCTGGAGCCCGTGGTCACAGATAACTATGAACTGGGCTTGGACTATCAAGGCGAGTTGTTGGCAGCCAAGCTGGCACTGTATCGCTCCGAGGCCAAACTGGGTGCCCGCTTGGCCCTGAATGAAGACGGCTTCTACAATGTGAAACGGGAAAAGAGCGTGATCCAGGGGCTGGAAGCCAATGTCACGGCTTACCTGGGTAATGACGACGATCTGGGGCTGAACCTGGCGCTACAGCAAGGGGAGTATGACTCCAATAAAGATGGCAGCACAGACACAGATCTCGACGGCGCCAACATAGCTCCGAATCGGCTTAACCTGTTCTGGGAACACAGGTTCAATGCCGAGATGAGTGGGCGCATTCAGGCCAACTACTATATGGACCGTAGCTTCAAGAAGGCCAATGGTGAAGAGTACGCCGAGTTTGACGGCTATGTCACAGTTGATGCCTCCTTCTCTATGCCGCTTTACCAAGGCACTTTGACATTGGGGCTACAGAATCTGCTGAATAAGGACTACTACAGTTACTACTCACAGACTATGGCTAATGACAATCGTTACTTCAAGGGCATGGGCCGTACTGTCAGCATAGGCTTCAGCTTGCCTTTCTAA
- the bioH gene encoding pimeloyl-ACP methyl ester esterase BioH: MSLHIESQGQGRDLILLHGWGVNSAVFHPLLPGLSQYRVHSVDLPGFGFSQAIDGELDDWVDALVAALPEQAVWLGWSLGGLVATRVAQRFPERVAGLITVASSPCFMARSDNQWPGIAPNVLTQFAEQLQQDLQRTIERFLAIQSMGSDSARDDIRTIRELVLARPLANEQALAQGLEMLAKVDLRPGLERLALPWLRVWGRLDGLVPRRVANLLPGNASTTDLLLAKASHAPFISHPQEFIQGLNSWLTEKDFNSLP, translated from the coding sequence GTGAGTCTGCATATCGAAAGCCAGGGACAGGGACGGGATCTGATCTTGCTCCACGGTTGGGGCGTCAACAGTGCCGTTTTTCATCCCCTGCTGCCTGGCTTGTCTCAGTATAGAGTCCACAGTGTCGACCTGCCGGGATTTGGTTTTAGCCAGGCCATTGACGGGGAACTTGACGACTGGGTGGACGCTCTGGTGGCTGCTCTGCCAGAGCAGGCAGTATGGTTGGGTTGGTCGCTTGGTGGCCTGGTTGCCACCCGAGTAGCTCAGCGCTTTCCAGAACGAGTTGCCGGGCTTATCACTGTCGCCTCCTCTCCTTGCTTTATGGCCAGGAGCGATAACCAATGGCCAGGAATAGCACCTAATGTGCTGACTCAGTTTGCCGAGCAACTGCAACAGGATCTGCAGCGAACCATAGAAAGGTTTCTGGCAATCCAATCCATGGGCAGTGATAGCGCCCGCGACGATATTCGCACTATTCGCGAGCTGGTTCTGGCGCGGCCGCTAGCCAATGAACAGGCTCTTGCGCAGGGTTTGGAGATGTTGGCCAAGGTGGATCTGCGCCCCGGACTGGAACGGCTCGCCCTTCCCTGGCTCAGGGTTTGGGGAAGATTGGATGGGCTGGTGCCCAGAAGAGTCGCTAACCTATTGCCGGGTAACGCATCAACCACAGATTTACTGCTGGCCAAGGCATCACACGCCCCCTTTATTTCCCATCCTCAGGAGTTTATTCAGGGGCTAAATAGCTGGCTAACAGAGAAAGACTTTAATTCCTTGCCCTGA
- a CDS encoding LTA synthase family protein, translated as MKFSHLKFTGPFRGVLTFSLLALLCLMLSRIGLGLWQYERVTAVGGWSHMLLQGLRVDVAMLCWLWGVVALGTALFGGDHWLGRCWSWIQRLWLTLGLWYLLFLELSTPSFIEEYGVRPNRLYVEYLIYPKEVLSMLWSGRKLELILSVVLSGVILWGGWKLSGYLGRNCRFPKWYWRPVLGVLIIVLSLAGARSSLGHRPLNPAMVAFADDPLVNSLVVNSGYSLAFAISQMNNEADASRIYGDMDRKEIYQIIRQESGRAPADFISDKYPSLSQNQASYRGKPKNIVIILQESLGARFVGSLGGLPLTPNLDALADEGWYFESLYATGTRSVRGIEAVTTGFTPTPARSVVKLGKSQSGFFSLAELLQAKGYSTSFIYGGESHFDNMRSFFLGNGFSTIVDQKDYRKPAFVGSWGASDEDLMRKADSEFKRLHAEGKPFFSLVFSSSNHDPFEFPDGRIELYEQPKQTRNNAAKYADYAIGEFFRLAKEADYWRDTLFLVVADHDSRVSGASLVPVPRFRIPGLLLGDGITAKRDLRVVSQIDLPPTLLSLAGIDATYPMLGRDLSKVPDSWPGRALMQYDKNFAYMQGNKVTILQPEKAPATFDYDPVKEQLHTAPLAEPMARKALGLALWGSMAYQEGLYKLPPKTDQTNAEMPASGRGSVR; from the coding sequence ATGAAGTTTTCCCATCTTAAGTTTACGGGGCCGTTTCGCGGTGTACTGACTTTCAGTTTATTGGCTCTGTTATGCCTGATGTTGAGCCGAATTGGGCTGGGGCTTTGGCAATATGAACGGGTAACTGCCGTTGGTGGTTGGAGCCATATGTTGTTGCAGGGGCTGCGGGTCGATGTGGCCATGCTTTGTTGGCTCTGGGGCGTTGTGGCACTGGGTACTGCCTTGTTTGGCGGCGATCATTGGCTTGGGCGTTGCTGGTCTTGGATACAACGTCTATGGCTGACTCTCGGGCTTTGGTATTTGCTGTTTTTGGAGCTGTCCACACCCTCCTTTATTGAAGAGTACGGTGTCAGGCCTAACCGTCTTTACGTCGAATATCTTATTTACCCCAAAGAAGTGCTCTCCATGCTCTGGAGCGGCCGCAAACTGGAGCTGATCCTCTCTGTGGTCTTGTCCGGAGTCATCCTCTGGGGCGGCTGGAAACTCTCAGGTTACCTCGGTCGCAATTGTCGTTTCCCCAAGTGGTATTGGCGCCCTGTGCTCGGTGTGCTGATCATTGTCTTGTCACTGGCGGGGGCCAGATCCAGTCTCGGTCACAGGCCGTTGAACCCAGCCATGGTGGCCTTCGCCGATGATCCGCTCGTCAACTCGTTGGTGGTCAATTCCGGTTACTCTCTGGCCTTTGCCATCAGCCAAATGAATAACGAGGCCGACGCATCGCGGATCTATGGCGATATGGACAGAAAGGAGATCTATCAGATAATCCGCCAGGAGAGTGGCCGTGCGCCTGCTGACTTCATATCAGACAAATATCCCAGCCTGAGCCAAAATCAGGCCAGCTATCGCGGTAAACCCAAGAATATAGTCATCATATTGCAGGAGAGCCTGGGAGCTCGTTTCGTTGGCAGCCTGGGAGGCTTACCACTGACACCCAATCTGGATGCCTTGGCCGATGAGGGCTGGTATTTCGAGAGCCTGTATGCCACGGGTACACGTTCGGTCCGCGGTATAGAGGCGGTGACCACAGGCTTTACCCCCACGCCGGCGCGCTCTGTGGTGAAACTCGGCAAGAGCCAGAGCGGCTTCTTCAGCCTGGCGGAATTACTGCAGGCTAAAGGGTATTCCACCTCTTTTATCTACGGTGGTGAAAGCCACTTTGACAATATGCGCAGCTTCTTCCTCGGTAATGGTTTCAGCACTATCGTCGACCAGAAAGATTATCGTAAACCTGCCTTTGTCGGCTCCTGGGGCGCTTCGGATGAAGATTTAATGCGCAAGGCCGATTCAGAGTTCAAGCGGCTCCATGCCGAGGGCAAGCCTTTCTTTAGCCTGGTGTTCAGCTCCAGCAATCATGATCCCTTTGAATTCCCTGATGGCCGTATCGAGCTGTATGAACAACCGAAACAGACCCGCAACAATGCTGCCAAATATGCCGATTACGCCATAGGTGAATTTTTCCGCCTGGCCAAAGAGGCTGACTATTGGCGTGATACCCTGTTCCTGGTGGTGGCCGATCATGACAGCCGGGTTTCCGGGGCCTCCTTGGTGCCTGTGCCCAGATTCAGGATCCCGGGCTTGTTGCTGGGTGATGGAATAACGGCCAAACGGGACTTGCGGGTAGTGAGTCAGATAGATCTGCCGCCAACTCTGTTGTCTTTAGCCGGCATAGATGCCACTTACCCCATGTTGGGGCGGGACCTGTCAAAGGTGCCCGATAGCTGGCCGGGCAGGGCCTTGATGCAGTACGACAAGAACTTTGCCTATATGCAGGGCAATAAGGTCACCATATTACAGCCGGAGAAGGCGCCTGCGACCTTTGATTATGATCCAGTTAAGGAACAACTGCATACAGCACCGCTCGCAGAACCTATGGCTCGCAAGGCTCTTGGGCTAGCGCTTTGGGGTAGCATGGCGTATCAGGAAGGTTTATATAAGTTGCCGCCAAAGACGGATCAAACCAATGCTGAAATGCCGGCATCGGGCAGGGGCTCAGTACGCTGA
- a CDS encoding heavy metal-binding domain-containing protein: MKTFISVLIIALLSVTLARASFANEREHHHGQQQAAVTAEYACPMHPEVTGNKGDSCPKCGMFLEKQQQAGYHCPMHPEVTGKKGDSCPKCGMNLEPVAGQKHHHH, from the coding sequence ATGAAAACCTTTATCAGTGTCCTGATTATTGCGTTACTGTCTGTCACCCTGGCCCGTGCCAGCTTCGCAAACGAACGTGAACATCATCACGGCCAGCAACAAGCCGCCGTAACGGCCGAATATGCTTGCCCCATGCACCCTGAAGTGACGGGTAACAAAGGGGATTCCTGCCCCAAGTGCGGTATGTTCCTGGAAAAACAGCAACAAGCCGGCTACCACTGTCCCATGCATCCTGAAGTGACAGGCAAGAAAGGTGACTCCTGCCCCAAATGTGGTATGAATCTTGAGCCTGTAGCAGGCCAGAAACACCACCACCACTAA
- a CDS encoding ComF family protein, which translates to MKHSPIPVVAPASYHSALGPLVGRVKYQQDFAPLPALVRALSCRVKALTAAGLICWPQALVPVPLHPARLQQRGFNQAWVIASMLSQELALPLEDSLLLRIADTAPQAGLSGKARRRNLAKAFAVSGAPKWQRLVLVDDVVTTGTTIREAAKALAPWSPDVQVWCLARAEAPGLNHSS; encoded by the coding sequence ATGAAACACAGTCCTATCCCTGTTGTGGCCCCGGCCAGCTATCACTCGGCATTGGGGCCGCTTGTCGGCCGAGTCAAATACCAGCAGGATTTCGCCCCTCTACCCGCACTGGTTAGGGCCTTGTCTTGCAGGGTAAAGGCATTGACGGCAGCCGGACTTATCTGTTGGCCACAGGCCTTGGTGCCTGTTCCTTTGCATCCGGCGAGGCTGCAACAGCGGGGCTTCAATCAGGCCTGGGTGATTGCATCTATGCTGAGCCAAGAGTTGGCGCTGCCGCTGGAGGATTCTTTGTTGCTGCGGATAGCGGATACTGCGCCACAGGCCGGCCTCAGTGGTAAGGCCCGCAGGCGTAATCTGGCCAAGGCGTTTGCCGTGAGCGGGGCACCAAAGTGGCAACGATTGGTGTTGGTGGATGACGTGGTGACGACAGGCACCACTATCCGGGAAGCCGCCAAGGCTTTGGCTCCCTGGTCGCCGGATGTTCAGGTTTGGTGTTTGGCCAGAGCCGAAGCGCCTGGGTTGAACCATAGCTCCTGA
- a CDS encoding Tex family protein yields the protein MHNIAQIIAQELNVREQQVAATISLLDEGATVPFVARYRKEVTGGLDDTQLRNLHTRLGYLRELNDRRQVILSSIEAQGKLTAELKHTINEADSKTRLEDLYLPYKPKRRTKGQIAIEAGIEPLADALYAAVGSASMDPEQAAEAYLNPEAGFADAKAVLDGARYILMERIAEDAELLAKVRNHLQQSAVIESRLIAGKEKEGAKFRDYFEHTEKLSSVPSHRALAMLRGRNEGVLSLSMNADPEAEAKAGSYCEVLIAEHLRLKLSDSALDNWLKTVITATWRIKIALQMETEFIARMREAAETEAIKVFARNLGDLLMAPPAGAKATMGLDPGLRTGVKVAVVNDTGKLVGHTTIFPHAPQNQWDKSIRTLANLVNMHKVELIAIGNGTASRETDKLAAEVIAMVKDSNPGITKVMVSEAGASVYSASELAANEFPDLDVSLRGAVSIARRLQDPLAELVKIEPKSIGVGQYQHDVSQSQLSASLEAVVEDCVNGVGVDVNMASMPLLSQVAGLNRTLAKNLVEYRDEHGRFNDRKELLKVPRLGPKAFEQAAGFLRIREGSNPLDASAVHPEAYSLVENIAKLKGQPVVELIGNSELLSSINPVEFTTDEFGLPTVTDILKELDKPGRDPRGEFKTAKFKDGVEALKDLKPEMILEGVVTNVTNFGAFVDIGVHQDGLVHISSLTDKFVSDPHTVVKAGDVVKVKVMEVDVERKRIGLSMRLDEKIESGKPQQRTGKPQAKGNKPGQGKQRPAAKPQPVNAAMGNAFADAFAKLKKN from the coding sequence ATGCATAATATTGCTCAGATTATTGCCCAGGAGCTGAACGTTCGTGAGCAGCAGGTTGCTGCAACTATCAGCTTGCTGGATGAAGGCGCTACAGTGCCTTTTGTGGCCCGTTACCGTAAAGAGGTGACGGGGGGGCTGGATGATACCCAGCTGCGTAACCTGCACACTCGTCTCGGTTATCTGCGGGAGCTCAACGATCGGCGTCAGGTGATCCTCTCCTCGATAGAGGCCCAGGGAAAACTGACCGCCGAGCTGAAGCACACCATCAATGAAGCCGACAGCAAGACCCGGCTCGAAGATCTGTATCTGCCCTATAAACCCAAGCGCCGTACCAAGGGCCAAATTGCCATTGAAGCCGGTATCGAGCCCTTGGCCGATGCCCTCTATGCTGCTGTCGGCAGCGCCTCCATGGATCCTGAACAGGCTGCCGAGGCCTATCTTAATCCGGAAGCCGGTTTTGCCGACGCCAAGGCGGTGTTGGATGGTGCCCGTTATATCCTGATGGAACGGATCGCCGAAGATGCCGAGCTGCTGGCCAAGGTGCGTAACCACCTGCAACAGTCGGCTGTCATTGAAAGCCGCTTGATTGCAGGCAAGGAGAAGGAAGGCGCCAAGTTCCGCGACTATTTTGAGCACACTGAAAAACTCAGCTCAGTGCCTTCTCACCGGGCGTTGGCTATGCTGCGCGGCCGTAATGAAGGCGTGTTGAGTCTATCTATGAATGCCGACCCTGAGGCAGAAGCCAAAGCCGGTAGCTATTGTGAGGTGCTCATCGCCGAGCACTTGCGTCTCAAGCTGAGTGACAGCGCTTTGGATAACTGGCTGAAGACGGTTATCACAGCCACTTGGCGGATCAAAATCGCCCTGCAGATGGAAACCGAGTTTATCGCCAGAATGCGTGAAGCGGCGGAAACCGAGGCGATTAAAGTTTTCGCCCGTAACCTGGGCGACTTGCTGATGGCACCTCCTGCCGGAGCCAAGGCCACCATGGGACTGGATCCCGGGCTGCGCACCGGGGTTAAGGTGGCTGTGGTCAACGACACAGGCAAGCTGGTGGGCCATACCACTATCTTCCCTCATGCGCCGCAAAACCAGTGGGACAAGTCGATACGCACCCTGGCCAATCTGGTCAATATGCACAAGGTGGAGCTGATCGCCATAGGTAACGGCACGGCTTCCCGTGAAACCGACAAGCTGGCAGCTGAAGTGATTGCCATGGTCAAAGACAGCAATCCCGGCATCACCAAGGTGATGGTCAGCGAAGCCGGAGCCTCTGTTTATTCGGCCTCTGAGCTGGCGGCCAATGAGTTTCCTGATCTCGATGTTTCACTGCGTGGCGCCGTATCCATCGCCAGACGTTTGCAGGATCCGCTGGCGGAGCTGGTTAAGATTGAACCCAAGTCCATTGGTGTGGGCCAATATCAACACGATGTCAGCCAGAGCCAGCTGTCGGCTTCTTTGGAAGCCGTCGTTGAAGACTGTGTAAACGGCGTCGGTGTTGACGTGAACATGGCTTCCATGCCACTGCTGAGTCAGGTGGCCGGTCTTAACCGCACCTTGGCCAAAAATCTGGTGGAATACCGCGATGAGCATGGCCGCTTTAACGACCGTAAAGAGCTGCTCAAAGTACCACGCCTGGGACCCAAGGCCTTCGAACAGGCCGCCGGCTTCCTGCGGATCCGTGAAGGAAGTAATCCGCTGGATGCATCGGCCGTTCACCCCGAAGCTTATTCGCTGGTGGAAAATATCGCCAAGCTTAAGGGCCAACCGGTTGTCGAGCTGATAGGTAACAGTGAACTGTTGAGTAGTATCAATCCAGTCGAGTTCACCACGGATGAATTCGGCCTGCCGACAGTGACGGATATCCTCAAGGAGTTGGATAAGCCGGGTCGGGATCCAAGGGGTGAGTTCAAGACAGCCAAATTCAAAGATGGAGTTGAGGCTCTCAAGGACCTCAAGCCTGAGATGATCCTCGAAGGTGTGGTGACCAATGTCACCAACTTTGGCGCCTTTGTCGATATCGGCGTGCATCAGGATGGCCTGGTGCATATATCTTCTCTGACCGACAAGTTTGTCAGCGATCCTCATACCGTGGTCAAGGCCGGTGATGTGGTCAAGGTGAAGGTCATGGAGGTGGATGTTGAGCGTAAGCGTATTGGGTTGTCGATGCGCCTGGACGAAAAGATTGAGTCCGGTAAGCCACAACAAAGAACCGGCAAGCCGCAGGCCAAGGGCAATAAGCCTGGTCAGGGCAAGCAACGTCCGGCCGCTAAGCCACAACCAGTGAATGCTGCCATGGGCAATGCTTTTGCCGATGCCTTTGCCAAGCTGAAGAAAAACTGA
- a CDS encoding NapC/NirT family cytochrome c: MNWRAIFKPSAKYSILSLLVVGIVIGVVGYFATQQTLHATSTDAFCMTCHSNHSLKDEVLASAHGGGRAGVTVQCQDCHLPHGPVDYLVKKIIVSKDLYGFLTIDGFNTQEWLDANRKEQADKALHYFRDNDSANCQHCHTRIYENQPETMKKMAVRMHSMNFKKDPESRKTCVDCHKGVAHPYPKG; this comes from the coding sequence ATGAACTGGCGTGCAATCTTTAAACCCAGCGCAAAGTATTCCATCCTGTCGCTGCTGGTTGTCGGCATAGTGATAGGTGTTGTGGGTTACTTCGCTACCCAGCAGACGCTGCATGCAACCAGTACAGATGCGTTCTGTATGACCTGCCACAGCAACCACTCACTGAAAGATGAAGTGCTGGCTTCTGCCCACGGCGGCGGTCGTGCCGGTGTAACTGTTCAGTGTCAAGACTGTCACCTGCCTCACGGCCCGGTTGACTATCTGGTGAAAAAGATCATCGTTTCCAAGGATCTTTACGGTTTCCTGACTATCGATGGCTTCAATACTCAGGAATGGTTGGATGCCAACCGTAAAGAGCAGGCTGACAAAGCACTGCACTACTTCCGTGATAATGACTCAGCCAACTGTCAGCATTGTCATACTCGCATCTATGAAAACCAGCCTGAAACCATGAAGAAAATGGCTGTTAGAATGCACAGTATGAACTTCAAGAAAGATCCTGAAAGCAGAAAGACCTGTGTGGATTGCCACAAGGGTGTAGCGCATCCTTATCCCAAGGGCTAA
- a CDS encoding efflux RND transporter periplasmic adaptor subunit — MSDSNRKRQRLACALSLVLAVGPQWSMQAMAQGNQPQGQEQHKDHQHGTATQEYYCPMHPEVTSHEPGRCPKCNMFLVKDEATEALVEPTQALQKTYVCPMHPEVTSHEPGRCPKCNMFLVEEEEEEPGSHAGHAEATEAQATKTKADDHSQHAMQQTKPALEIKPAPLDQGKNIKYVCPMHSHIISDVPGTCPICGMNLEKVEMGSHSETVEIDVSGQMQQALALKVAKVERDTLWKFVKTVGQIDYDESQISHIHARVNGWIEKLKVESVGDRVEKGQLLYEIYSPDLVNAQDDYLLAQDTLKRSGNSANYQELLRKAGLRLELLGMNQEQIKQLAKTGKTQYRVPFYARESGIVKQLAVRDGMYIQPQTEVMSLVDLSKVWVIADVFENEQSWLEVGQAAEVNIPAMGLKSIEGKIDYIYPELDPITRSLRVRVVLNNDQAMELRPKTLAKVSLYGGPKRDTLVIPQEALIQTGKENRVIVKQDDASFSARKVTVGMLSQGKAEILEGLHEGENVVISGQFLLDSEASLKGSLMRLSSGHQH, encoded by the coding sequence ATGAGCGATTCAAACCGTAAACGCCAACGACTGGCCTGCGCGCTTAGTCTGGTGTTGGCTGTCGGCCCGCAATGGAGTATGCAGGCAATGGCCCAGGGCAATCAGCCCCAAGGGCAGGAACAACACAAAGATCATCAACATGGGACGGCAACTCAGGAGTATTACTGCCCCATGCATCCGGAAGTCACCAGCCATGAGCCGGGACGTTGCCCCAAGTGCAACATGTTTTTGGTCAAAGATGAGGCTACTGAAGCCTTGGTAGAACCAACACAGGCCCTGCAAAAAACCTATGTTTGCCCCATGCATCCGGAAGTGACCAGTCACGAACCGGGACGCTGCCCCAAATGCAACATGTTCCTGGTCGAAGAGGAAGAAGAGGAGCCCGGTTCCCATGCCGGTCACGCCGAAGCTACAGAAGCCCAGGCTACAAAAACCAAAGCTGATGACCATAGCCAGCACGCCATGCAGCAGACAAAGCCCGCGTTGGAGATTAAACCTGCACCTCTGGATCAGGGCAAGAACATCAAATATGTCTGCCCCATGCATTCTCATATCATCAGCGATGTGCCAGGCACCTGCCCCATCTGCGGCATGAATCTGGAAAAAGTCGAGATGGGCAGTCACTCGGAAACCGTTGAAATAGATGTCTCAGGCCAGATGCAACAAGCCTTGGCCCTCAAGGTGGCCAAGGTAGAAAGGGACACGTTGTGGAAGTTCGTCAAAACAGTCGGCCAGATAGACTATGACGAGAGCCAGATCAGTCATATCCATGCCAGGGTCAATGGCTGGATTGAAAAGCTTAAAGTAGAGTCTGTCGGTGACAGGGTCGAGAAAGGCCAGCTGTTGTACGAGATCTATTCACCGGATCTGGTCAATGCCCAGGATGACTATCTGTTGGCCCAAGATACCCTGAAACGCTCAGGCAACAGTGCCAACTACCAAGAGCTATTACGTAAGGCCGGGCTACGCCTCGAACTGCTGGGCATGAACCAAGAGCAGATCAAACAGCTGGCCAAGACTGGCAAGACCCAATACCGGGTTCCTTTCTACGCCCGCGAAAGCGGCATAGTCAAACAGCTCGCGGTGCGTGACGGCATGTATATACAACCTCAGACCGAGGTCATGTCACTGGTTGACCTCTCCAAAGTCTGGGTCATCGCCGATGTGTTTGAAAACGAGCAGAGCTGGCTGGAAGTGGGTCAGGCCGCCGAGGTTAATATCCCTGCCATGGGACTCAAGAGCATAGAAGGCAAGATTGACTATATCTATCCCGAGCTGGATCCCATCACCCGTAGCCTGAGGGTCAGAGTGGTACTCAACAATGATCAAGCGATGGAGCTAAGGCCCAAGACCTTGGCCAAGGTTTCCCTCTATGGTGGCCCCAAACGCGATACTTTGGTGATCCCCCAGGAAGCTTTGATCCAAACAGGCAAGGAGAACCGGGTCATAGTCAAACAGGATGATGCCAGTTTCAGCGCCAGAAAGGTCACTGTCGGCATGCTGAGTCAGGGTAAGGCAGAGATCCTCGAAGGCCTGCATGAAGGCGAAAACGTGGTGATTTCCGGACAATTCCTGCTGGATTCAGAGGCCAGTCTCAAGGGCAGCCTGATGCGCCTGAGCTCAGGCCACCAGCACTAG
- a CDS encoding DUF2057 family protein gives MSAYKISASRFSAALLVLTALFMAPGSFAAELNLPDNLAIKAIDGQAVSNFDSHKLAAGEHVVELQYRDIFAVNADDSGAWVKSGPLYLTLTVAGQQSLQLQLPTLDTEAEANAFIRSPQLQVVDEAGQAVPAEVMTHGGLMADWLAQLRR, from the coding sequence ATGTCTGCATACAAAATTTCTGCATCTCGTTTTAGCGCCGCCCTGTTAGTGCTTACCGCCCTGTTTATGGCTCCTGGCAGTTTCGCTGCTGAATTAAACTTGCCGGATAATCTGGCGATCAAGGCTATCGATGGCCAGGCAGTATCCAACTTTGACAGCCACAAACTGGCTGCCGGTGAACATGTCGTTGAGCTCCAGTACCGGGATATTTTTGCCGTCAATGCCGATGACTCGGGCGCTTGGGTCAAATCCGGCCCTCTTTACCTGACACTGACAGTGGCTGGACAACAAAGCCTACAACTGCAGTTACCGACTCTGGATACCGAGGCCGAAGCCAACGCCTTTATTCGCAGCCCACAGTTGCAAGTAGTGGATGAAGCTGGCCAGGCTGTTCCTGCCGAGGTAATGACCCATGGGGGCCTGATGGCCGACTGGTTGGCACAGCTGCGCCGCTGA